In the genome of Streptomyces aquilus, the window CTGATCCTTCGGGCGGACGTGGAGTACGCGCTGCGGGCGGCCACGGCCCAGGGGCGCCCCGCCGCCCAGTCGGCGGCCACGTCCCACGGCGTCGCTCCCCGGCCGGCGACCACGCCGGCCGTCACGCCCGCTCCGGAACCGACGCCCACCCCGACCGCCTCCACCGGTCCCGTCGCCGGAGGCATCCGCACCCCCCTCAAGGGCATCCGGGGTGCCGTCGCCGACAAGCTCTCCCGCAGTCGGCGCGAGATCCCCGACGCCACCTGCTGGGTCGACGCCGACGCGACCGAACTCATGCGTGCGCGTGCGGCGATGAACGCCGCCGGGGGACCGAAGATCTCCCTGCTCGCCCTGCTGGCCCGCATCTGCACGGCGGCCCTGGCCCGCTACCCTGAGCTCAACTCCACCGTCGACATGGCGGCGAGGGAGGTCGTCCAGCTCGACCAGGTCCACATCGGCTTCGCGGCGCAGACCGAGCGCGGGCTCGTTGTGCCGGTCGTCCGGGACGCCCACGCGCGGGACGCGGAGTCGCTGACCGCGGAGTTCGCCCGGCTGACCGAGGCGGCCCGCACCGGCACCCTCACCCCCGGCGAACTCACCGGCGGGACCTTCACGTTGAACAACTACGGCGTCTTCGGCGTCGACGGCTCCACGCCGATCATCAACCACCCCGAGGCCGCGATGCTCGGCGTCGGCCGCATCGTCCCCAAGCCGTGGGTGCATGAGGGCGAGCTGGCGGTCCGGCAGGTCGTCCAGCTGTCGCTCACCTTCGACCACCGCGTCTGCGACGGCGGCACGGCGGGCGGCTTCCTGCGGTACGTGGCGGACTGCGTCGAACAACCGGCGGTGCTGCTGCGCACGTTGTGAGGGCCGCGGTGCTGCTGCGCACGCTGTGAACACCGCGGTGCAACCGGGCGCTGGTGAGGGTCGCGGCCCCGCCGCGCACCCTCTGCCGGCCGAGTGGTGGCGCCGCGGGCCTTGCGATGAGGTCAGTGCTGCCGCGCACGCCGTGATCGCAGGGCGCGGCCACCCCGCACCCTGCGATTGCGGAGGCACCCACCCGCACCCTGCGCTTGTGGGGCCCCTCACCCGCACCCTGCGATCGCGGAGCCCACGCGCGCTCTGCGATCGCGGACCCTACGCGCGCTCTGTGATTGCGGCGCCCCCCCACGCGTTCCCTGTGATCGCGGCGGCCCGCATACTCGGAGGGTGACCTCGTACGAGCCCGCGGGCGCCGCCGGTGCGGACCTCGCGGCCCCCGGTGCCGACCTGGCGTACGACGCCGTCGTGCTCGCCGGGGGAGCCGCCCGGCGGCTCGGTGGCGCGGACAAGCCCGGCGTGCGCGTGGGCGGGCGGGCGCTGCTGGAGCGGGTGCTGGCCGCCTGCGCCGACGCCCGTACCACCGTCGTGGTCGCCGACCCCCGGCCCACCGCCCGGCCCGTGACCTGGGCCCGCGAGGACCCGCCCGGCGGCGGTCCGCTCGCCGCGCTCGGCGCCGGACTGCGCCCCACCACCGCGCGGGACGTCGTCGTACTCTCCGCCGACCTGCCCTTCCTCACCGCGGGCACCGTCCGCCGGCTGCTGACCGCCCTGCGCGCGGCCGGCACCGACGGAGCGCTGCTCACCGACGCCGACGGCCGCGACCAACCCCTCGTCGCCGCCTACCGCGCCTCCGCACTGCGCCGTGAGCTCACCACGCTCACCACAGCGCACGACGGCCTCACCGGGCTGCCGCTGCGCCGGCTCACCGCCGGACTCCACCTCACCCGTGTCCCGGACCCCGTCGCCTCCTTCGACTGCGACACCTGGGACGACATCGCCGCCGCCAGGGCACGTATCAGGGAGCATGGACCCGTGCTGGATGAATGGATCTCCGCAGTCAAGGACGAGCTGGGCATCGAACTCGACGTCGACACCGGCGTCCTGCTCGACCTCGCCCGCGACGCCGCCCACAACGTGGCCAGGCCCGGGGCGCCGCTGACCACGTTCCTCGTCGGCTACGCGGCCGCGCAGGCCGGGGGCGGCCCCGAGGCGGTCGCCGAGGCCGCCCGCAAGGCCACCGCCCTCGCCCTCGCCTGGCCCGACGAGGACGCCTCCGACCCCAAGCCGGGCGACACCTCCGGCGCCCAGCCCGGTACGGACGCCGGATGACCGCCCGCTCCACCCCGACCGGCGCGCAGGCCGACGCCGAGGACCTGGACGTCGAGGAGGTGCTCGCCCTCGTGAACGACCGCCGCGACACAGGCCGTACCCGCGACACCGGCCGTGCCCGCGACACCGGCCGTACCTCGGACCGTGCCTCGGGCGAGCAAGTACCCCAGCCCCCCGGCCCGGCGCAGAGCGCGGCCTCCCTCAAGTCCGACGCCCACCACCGCGCCACCCCCTGGCCCCAGGCCCGGGACATCGCGGCCCGAGCCGCGCGAGCCGCCCGTTCCGGCACCCCGGCCGGCCGCCGTGCCCCCGCCCCCGTCCCCCTCGACGCCGCCCTCGGCCTCACCCTGGCCGCCCCCCTCACCGCCCTCACCGACCTCCCCTCCTTCGACACCTCCGCGATGGACGGCTGGGCGGTCGCCGGGCCGGGCCCGTGGGACGTGCGGGACGAGGGCGTGCTGGCCGGGCACGCCGAGCCGCAGCCGCTCAGCGACGGCGAGGCCGTCCGGATCGCCACCGGCGCCCGCATCCCCCCGGACACCACCGCGGTCCTGCGCAGCGAGCACGGCCGTACCGACACCCAGGGCCGGCTGCACGCCCTCCGCGAGACCAAGCACGGCCAGGACATCCGCCCGCGCGGCCAGGAGTGCCGCAACGGCGACCAACTCCTGCCCGTCGGCACCCTCGTGACCCCGGCCGTCCTCGGGCTCGCCGCGGCCGCCGGGTACGACACCCTCACCGTGGTCCCCCGCCCCCGCGCCGAAGTCCTCGTCCTGGGCGACGAGTTGCTCACCGAGGGCCTCCCGCGTGAGGGCCTGATCCGGGACGCGCTCGGCCCGATGCTGCCGCCCTGGCTGCGCGCACTCGGCGCCGAGGTCATCGCCGTACGCCGGCTCGGCGACGACGCCGAGGCCCTGCGCAAGGCGATCACCGCCTCCGACGCCGACCTCGTCGTCACCACGGGCGGCACCGCCGCCGGCCCCGTCGACCACGTCCACCCCACGCTCCAGCGGATCGGCGCCGAACTCCTGGTCAACGGCGTCAAGGTGCGCCCCGGGCACCCGATGCTGCTGGCCCGCATCAAGGAGAACCAGCACCTCGTCGGCCTGCCCGGCAACCCCCTCGCCGCCGTCTCCGGGCTGCTCACGCTCGCCGAGCCGCTGTTGCGGACCCTTGCCGCGCACCCCGCCCCGGAGCCGTACGTGCTGCCCCTGCGGGACGAGGTCCACGGCCATCCGTACGACACCCGGCTCATTCCCGTCGTCCTGCGCGGTGACAGCGCCGTCCCGCTGCACTACAACGGCCCGGCCATGCTGCGCGGCATCGCGGCGGCCGACGCCCTGGCCGTCGTACCGCCCGGCGGTGCCCGTGCGGGTCAGGAGCTGGAACTCCACGACCTGCCCTGGGCGTCCGCCGGAATCGGGGTGTGTTTCACGTGAAACTTCCGGGCCATGACGCGATCGCCCGCCAGGCGGACGAACATCTCGTGACCCACCGGGTGAAGCTGCCGCGCAAAGTGGTGGAGCACCCGTTCCGGCAGGTCGCCAAGCGGGTTCTGATGGCGCTGCTGGTGCTGTCGGTGACCGCGCTGCTCGTCTGGTTCGACCACGACGGCTACAACGACAACTCCGACGGCTCCGTCGACTTCCTCGACGCCTGGTACTACGCGACCGTCACCCTCTCCACCACCGGATACGGCGACATCACCCCGGTCAGTGACGCGGCCCGGCTCACCAACATCTTCGTCATCACGCCCCTGCGCGTGCTGTTCCTGATCATCCTGGTCGGCACCACGCTCGAAGTCCTCACCGAACGCACCCGGGAGGAATGGCGGCTCAACCGCTGGAGGTCCACCTTGCGTGACCACACCGTCGTCGTCGGCTTCGGGACCAAGGGCCGGTCGGCGATCCAGACCGTCTGTGCGACGGGGCTGAAGAAAGAGCAGGTGGTCGTGGTCGACCCCAGCTCCAAGGTGATCGACGCCGCGACCGCCGAGGGGTACGCGGGGGTCATAGGGGACGCGACGCGCAGCGAGGTGCTGAAGCGGGCCGAGGTGCACAGGGCCCGGAAGATCATCATCGCGACACAGCGGGACGACACCGCCGTCCTCGTCACGCTCACCGCCCGGCAGCTCAACAAGGGCGCCAAGATCGTGGCCGCGGTGCGGGAGGAGGAGAACGCGCCCCTGCTCAAGCAGTCCGGCGCGGACGCCGTCATCACGAGCGCGAGCGCGGCCGGACGGCTGCTCGGGCTGTCCGTGCTGAGCCCGGCCGCCGGCATGGTGATGGAGGACCTCATCCAGCAGGGCAGCGGGCTCGACATCATCGAACGGCCGGTCATAAAGGCCGAGGTGGGCCGCAGGCCGCGGGAGACCGACGACCTGGTGGTGAGTGTCGTACGAGGTCATCGGGTGCTCGGCTACGACGATCCGGCCGTCGGGACGCTGGAGCTGACCGACCGGCTGATCACGATCGTGCGGGCGACGCCGGGTTCGCAGATCGCACCCGACGTCCGACCCCTCGTACAGGAGTGATCACTTGCGGTTGTAGAGCCGCATGGTGACCGGGCCGAAGACGGCGACGAACAGGCCCGCCCACCCCAGCGACCAGGCGATCTCGTCGGCGGGCCAGTCGCCCGCCATCAGCCCTCGTACGGCCGAGGACAGATGCGTGATCGGGCTGTTGTTGACGAAGGCCTGGAGCCAGCCCGGCATGGTCTTCGGGTCGACGAACACGTTGGACAAGAAGGTCAGCGGGAAGATCACCATCATGCTGACGCCCATCACCGACTTCTCGGTGCGCAGCAGCAGCCCGAACATGGTCCAGATCCACGAGAACGCGAACGAGAACGCGACCAGCAGCGCGATCCCCGCGAGGACACCGCCGACGCCGCCGTCCGGGCGGTAGCCGATGATCATGCCGACGACGAGCATCACGACCGACGCGATCGTGTAGCGCAGGGCGTCGCCCAGCAGATAGCCGACCATCGTCGACGGCCGCCAGATCGGCAGCGAACGGAACCGGTCGAAGACACCCTTCTCGATGTCGGTGTTCACGGAGACGCCCGTGTACATCGTGATCATCACGACCGACATCACCAGGATGCCCGGCAGCAGGAACTGGATGTACTCCTTCGGGGAGCCGGCCAGGGCGCCCCCGAACAGGTACGTGTACATCAGCACCATCATGATCGGGAACGCGGTCACGTCGAAGAGCTGCTCGGGGACGTGCTTGATCTTGAGGATCGCCCGCCAGCCGAAGGTGAGGGAGGCCGAGAGCGCGCTGGGGCGCGGCGGCCGCTCCCCGGCGACCAGCAGGGCGGCCAGCGACTCGGCGCTGACGGGGGCGAGGTCCTTGGCCTCGGTGGTGGTCGCGGTGCTCATGCCGCCGCCTCTTCCTTCGCGTCGGGGGTTTCGTGGGTGTCGTGGCCGGTGAGGGCGAGGAAGACCTCGTCCAGGCTGGGCTGGCCCAGCGAGAAGTTGTCGACGGTGATGCCGGTACGGGCGAGTTCGGCGAGCGCGCGGGAGGCCTGCTCGGCCGCGGAGTCGCCCGCCCCGGACAGCCGCGCCGTGAGCGCCACGGGGTCCGGCTCCGGCTGTACGTCGGTGTCGAGCGCGAGCCTCAGCACCCGCTCCGCCTCCGGCCGCTGCCCCGGGTCGCGCAGCCGCAGATGCACGGACCCGGCGCCGACGGACGCCTTCAGCTCGCCCTTGCTGCCCTCGGCGATCACCCGGCCGCGGTCGATGACGGCGATCCGGGACGCCAGCTGGTCGGCCTCGTCCAGGTACTGCGTGGTCAGCAGCACGGTGGTGCCCTGGGCGACGACCGCGCGCACGATGTCCCACACCTGGTTGCGGCTGCGCGGGTCGAGACCGGTCGTCGGCTCGTCGAGGAACAGCAGGTCGGGGGTGTTGAGGATGGAGGCGGCGATGTCGATCCGGCGCCGCATGCCGCCCGAGTAGTGCTTGACCTGCTTCGCGGCCGCGTCCGTCAGCCCGAAGGCCTCCAGCAGCTGCCCGGCCCGCACCCGGGCGGCCTTCTTGTGGTGGCCGAGGAGGCGGCCGAGCAGGACCAGGTTCTCCAGGCCGGTGAGGTCCTCGTCGACCGAGGCGTACTGGCCGGTGAGGCTCACCCGGGCGCGCACCTCGTCGGCCTCGCGGACCACGTCGTGGCCGAAGACATGGGCCTCGCCGCCGTCGGGACGGAGCAGGGTGGCGAGCATCTTCACGGTGGTCGTCTTGCCGGCGCCGTTCGGACCGAGGACGCCGTAGACCGTGCCGGCCGGGACGGCGAGGTCGACTCCGTCGACGGCCCGGGTCTCACCGAACGTCTTCACCAGTCCCGCGGTCTCGATGGCCAGGCCGGAGCTGTGCCGGCTGAGGGTGGGGCTCATGGCGGGGTGTCCTTCCGCGTGCTGTGGGCCGTACAGGCGCTGTGGGCTGGAGCGTGCTTGGGCTACGCATGGGGAGACCTTTACGGTCGCGCAAACTCATCGGTGCCGCACAGGGACTTCCGGGTGGCCCCGTCAAAAGGCCGAGCGGCATGGGACCGGAGACCGAGGAGTAGCGTCGCCCCCATGCGTGCGATCACGATTCCCGAATCTGGTGGGCCCGAGGTGCTGTCGTGGGACGAGGTTCCCGACCCGGTGCCCGGCGAGGGCGAGGTGCTGGTCGAGGTGGTGGCCAGCGCCGTCAACCGGGCCGACATCGTGCAACGGCAGGGCTTCTACGACCCGCCGCCCGGCGCCTCCCCCTACCCCGGTCTGGAGTGCTCCGGCCGGATCGCCGAGCTCGGCACCGGGGTGTCCGGCTGGGCCGTCGGCGACGAGGTGTGCGGGCTGCTCTCCGGCGGCGGCTACGCCGAGAAGGTCGTCGTCCCGGCGGGCCAGCTGCTGCCCGTGCCCAAGGGGGTCGACCTGAAGCACGCCGCCGCGCTGCCGGAGGTGGCCTGCACGGTCTGGTCGAACGTGTTCATGATCGCCCACCTGCGCCCCGGGGAGACCCTGCTCGTGCACGGCGGCTCCAGCGGCATCGGCACGATGGCCATCCAGCTCGCGAAGGCCGTGGGCGCCAAGGTCGCCGTCACGGCGGGCACGAAGGAGAAGCTGGACCACTGCGCGCGGCTCGGCGCCGACATCCTGATCAACTACAAGGAGCAGGACTTCGTGGCCGAGCTCAAGGCGGCCACGGACGGCGCGGGGGCCGACGTCATCCTCGACAACATGGGCGCGAAGTACCTGGACCGCAACGTCCGGGCGCTCGCGGTCAACGGCCGCCTCGCGATCATCGGCCTCCAGGGCGGCACCAAGGGCGAGCTGAACATCGGCGCGCTGCTCGGCAAGCGCGCGGCCATCAGCGCGACCACCCTGCGCGCCCGCCCGCTCAGCGAGAAGACGGCGATCGTGGCGGCCGTACGCGAACATGTCTGGCCCCTGCTCGAAGGCGGTCACATCCGCCCGGTCGTCGACCGCGAACTCCCGATCAGCGACGCGGCGGCGGCCCACCGGGTGGTGGAGGAGAGCGGGCACGTGGGGAAGGTCCTGCTGGTCGTGGAGTAGCCCGGTCGTCAGCCGCGGCGCAGCCGCACCCCGAGCAGGGCGAGTCCCAGGCCGAGCCCGATCAGCACCAGTCCGCTGCCGAGCGGCAGGATGCGCAGGACGGGCTCGGTGCTCGGCCCTTCCCGGCCGACGGCCTGCCCGGCCGGCTGCCGCGAGGCCTCCGGTACGGCGGTGGCGGCACCGCCGGTCGGCTGGCCGGCCCCTTCGTCCGTCACGCCGCCCTCGTCCGGCGCCCCGGAGTCCTGAAGCTCACCGTCCTCATCCGCACCGGCGTCGGCACTCTCCGCTGTCTCCGCGGCCCCGGCGTCCTCGTGCCGCCCCGGACGCTCCCGCCCCTCGCCCGCGCTGCTCCCGGCCCGGGACGGCCCGGTGCGCGGGACGACCGGCTGCCTATGGCGCGGCGGTGCGGCGGAGGGCCGCGGTGAGGCGGTTTTCCGGGGGGCGTCGGGTACGGGGGTAGCGGCACCATCGGCGGGACGTTCTGTGGGGCGTTCCGTTGAGCTCGCCACGACGGACGGGTGCCCGCCCGGCGTCGGCCCGGCGGGCGCCGCCATCACGTCGTACGGCAGCATCGCCGCGCCCGCCGCGAGGGCGACCAGCAGTCCCGTCGTGCGCACTGTGCGCAGCCATCCCGTCACAGCACCAGCGTCACACCACCCCGCGATTCCGGCATTCCGGGTACCGCCGCCGGGCCGAACCGGCCGCGCCATCGGACCCGGTGGCTGACGGAATCCTGCGACCCGTAAACGGTGGATCACCCTCCACCGGGGGCACCCCAGTGATGAGGTGTACGGGTGCGAGAGAATGGCGGCATGGAGATGCCGAGGAACGAACGGTCGTCCGAGCAGCCGCAGATCCTGGTCGTGGGCCAGGACGGGATGGCGCTCGGCGGCACCGGGGACGAGGACTCCCGCGAGCTTCCGGTGACGGACATGGTGGAGCAGCCCGCCAAGGTCATGCGGATCGGCAGCATGATCAAGCAGCTGCTGGAGGAGGTGCGCGCGGCTCCTCTGGACGAGGCCAGCCGGGTCCGGCTGAAGGAGATCCACCGCAGCTCGGTCAAGGAGCTGGAGGACGGTCTGGCGCCGGAACTGGTCGAGGAGCTGGAACGGCTCTCCCTGCCCTTCACGGAAGGGGCGACCCCGAGCGACGCCGAACTGCGGATCGCGCAGGCCCAGTTGGTCGGCTGGCTGGAGGGCCTCTTCCACGGCATCCAGACCACGCTGTTCGCCCAGCAGATGGCCGCGCGGGCCCAGTTGGAGCAGATGCGCCGGGCGCTGCCGCCGGGCGTGGGCCACGACGGCGAGGACGGGCACCCGGGCGGGCGCTCCGGCGGACCGTACCTGTAGATCCCGTAGATCCCGTAGATCCCGTAGATCCCGTAGATCCCGTAGATCCCGTAGATCCCGCGAGAACGACAAGGGGCCGGCGTCAGCGGACGCCGGCCCCTCACTCGTGTCTCACGCCCAGGTGATCAGCCGCTTGGGCTGCTCCAGGATCGCGGCCACGTCCGCGAGCACCTTGGAGCCCAGCTCCCCGTCCACCAGGCGGTGGTCGAAGCTGAGCGCCAGCGTGGTGACCTGACGCGGCTTCACCTTGCCCTTGTGGACCCACGGCTGGAGCTTGATCGCACCGACCGCGAGGATCGCGGACTCGCCGGGGTTGAGGATGGGGGTGCCGGTGTCGACGCCGAAGACGCCGACGTTGGTGATCGTGACCGTGCCGCCCTGCATCGCGGCCGGGGAGGTCTTGCCCTCGCGCGCGGTCGCCACCAACTCGCCGAGCGACTCGGCCAGTTGCGGCAGCGTCTTGGTGTGCGCGTCCTTGATGTTCGGGACGATCAGGCCGCGCGGGGTGGCCGCGGCGATGCCCAGGTTCACATAGTGCTTGAGCACGATCTCCTGGTTGGCCTCGTCCCAGGACGCGTTGACCTCGGGGTTGCGCTTGATCGCGACCAGCAGGGCCTTGGCGATGAGCAGCAGCGGGTTGACCCGCAGCCCCTGCATGTCCTTGTCCTGCTTGAGCTCCTCGACCAGCTTCATGGTCCGGGTCACGTCGACCGTCACGAACTCCGTGACATGCGGCGCCGTGAACGCCGAGCCGACCATGGCCGTCGCCGTCGCCTTGCGGACGCCCTTGACCGGGACGCGGGTCTCGCGCGCGGTGTCGTACGTCGGCACGGGCGCGGGGGCGGGCGTCCGGGCGGGGGCCGGTGCCGCGACGACCTCCGGTGCCGGGGCCGCCGCCGCGTGGACGTCCTCGCGCGTGATGATGCCGTCCGGGCCGGTCGGGGTGACCGTCGCCAGGTCGACGCCGAGGTCCTTGGCCAGCTTGCGCACCGGCGGCTTGGCCAGCGGGCGTTCCTGGGCCGCCGGCGGGGCGGGCGCCGCCGGTACGGCGGGACCGTGGCCGTTCAGCTCGGTCTGGATCGCCGTCGAGGCCTCCTGGACCGGGATCTGCGGGCCCTTGCGGGGGCGGCGCTTGGTCGAGGACGCGGCGACGCCGTAGCCGACGAGGACGGGCTGGCGGCCCTCGGGCTTCTTCTCGGTCTCGGCGGCGGGCTGGGCGGTGGTCTCGGCTGCGGGTGCGGCCGCGGGTGCCGGTGCCTCGGCGGCGCCCGCCCCGCCGGACACGTCCACGGCGATGATCGACGTGCCCACGTCGACCGTGGTGCCCTCGGGGAAGTGGAGTGCCCGCACGACACCGTCGTAGGGGATGGGCAGTTCGACGGCCGCCTTGGCGGTCTCGACCTCGCACACCACCTGGCCGTCGGTGACCTGGTCACCGGGCTGCACGTACCACTTGAGGATCTCGGCCTCGGTGAGGCCCTCGCCCACGTCGGGCATCTTGAACTCGCGTACGGACGCTTCCGTCATCGTCGTCACGACCCTCTCCTCAGTACGCCAGGGCACGGTCGACGGCGTCGAGCACCCGGTCCAGGCCCGGCAGGTACTCCTCCTCCAGGCGGGCCGGCGGGTACGGGGCGTGGTAGCCGCCGACCCTGAGCACCGGGGCCTCCAGGTGGTAGAAGCAGCGCTCCGTGATGCGGGCGGCGATCTCGGCGCCCGAGCCGAAGAACACCGGCGCCTCGTGGACCACGACCAGGCGGCGGGTCTTCTCGACCGAGGCCTGGATCGCGTCGAAGTCCAGCGGGGACACCGAGCGCAGGTCCAGGATCTCCAGCGAGCGGCCCTCCTCGGCCGCGGCGTCCGCGACCTCCAGGCAGGTCTTCACCATCGGGCCGTAGGCCACCAGGGTCAGGTCGGTGCCCGCACGGACCACCTGGGCCTTGTGCAGCGGGCCCGGGATGGCCTCGGTGTTGACCTCGCCCTTGTCCCAGTAGCGGCGCTTGGGCTCGAAGAAGATCACCGGGTCGTCGCTCTGGATGGCCTGCTGCATCATCCAGTACGCGTCGGAGGGGTTGGAGGGCGAGACGATCTTCAGGCCCGCCACGTGCGCGAAGAGCGCCTCGGGCGACTCCGAGTGGTGCTCGACCGCGCCGATGCCGCCGCCGTAGGGGATGCGGATGACGACGGGGAGCTTGACCTTGCCCAGCGAGCGGGCGTGCATCTTCGCGAGCTGGGTGACGATCTGGTCGTAGGCCGGGAAGACGAAGCCGTCGAACTGGATCTCCACCACCGGGCGGTAGCCGCGCAGGGCGAGGCCGATCGCGGTGCCGACGATGCCGGACTCCGCGAGCGGGGTGTCGATGACGCGGCTTTCGCCGAAGTCCTTCTGGAGGCCGTCCGTCACGCGGAAGACGCCGCCGAGCTTGCCGACGTCCTCGCCCATGACCAGCACCTTGGGGTCGGATTCGAGAGCACGGCGCAGCGATTCGTTGATCGCCTTGGCGAGAGCCATCTTCTCTGCCATGTCAGTGATCCCCCTCGTCGGCGAACGACGCCTGGTAGGCGGCGAACTGGGCTCGCTCCTCGTCGACCAGCGCATGGCCGTCCGCATACGCGTGCTCGAAGAGGGCGAAGTGGTCCGGGTCCG includes:
- a CDS encoding NAD(P)H-quinone oxidoreductase, which encodes MRAITIPESGGPEVLSWDEVPDPVPGEGEVLVEVVASAVNRADIVQRQGFYDPPPGASPYPGLECSGRIAELGTGVSGWAVGDEVCGLLSGGGYAEKVVVPAGQLLPVPKGVDLKHAAALPEVACTVWSNVFMIAHLRPGETLLVHGGSSGIGTMAIQLAKAVGAKVAVTAGTKEKLDHCARLGADILINYKEQDFVAELKAATDGAGADVILDNMGAKYLDRNVRALAVNGRLAIIGLQGGTKGELNIGALLGKRAAISATTLRARPLSEKTAIVAAVREHVWPLLEGGHIRPVVDRELPISDAAAAHRVVEESGHVGKVLLVVE
- a CDS encoding ATP-binding cassette domain-containing protein, which translates into the protein MSPTLSRHSSGLAIETAGLVKTFGETRAVDGVDLAVPAGTVYGVLGPNGAGKTTTVKMLATLLRPDGGEAHVFGHDVVREADEVRARVSLTGQYASVDEDLTGLENLVLLGRLLGHHKKAARVRAGQLLEAFGLTDAAAKQVKHYSGGMRRRIDIAASILNTPDLLFLDEPTTGLDPRSRNQVWDIVRAVVAQGTTVLLTTQYLDEADQLASRIAVIDRGRVIAEGSKGELKASVGAGSVHLRLRDPGQRPEAERVLRLALDTDVQPEPDPVALTARLSGAGDSAAEQASRALAELARTGITVDNFSLGQPSLDEVFLALTGHDTHETPDAKEEAAA
- a CDS encoding dihydrolipoamide acetyltransferase family protein, producing MAQVLEFKLPDLGEGLTEAEIVRWLVEVGDVVAVDQPVVEVETAKALVDVPCPYGGVVTARFGEEGTELPVGAPLITVAVGAPADAAPAEDTGAKTEGSGNVLVGYGTSEAPARRRRVRPAQPPAGGAANGTGAPKAPAADEVPAAREVPATREVPAAREVPEGPVPVISPLVRRLARENGLDLRELTGSGPEGLILRADVEYALRAATAQGRPAAQSAATSHGVAPRPATTPAVTPAPEPTPTPTASTGPVAGGIRTPLKGIRGAVADKLSRSRREIPDATCWVDADATELMRARAAMNAAGGPKISLLALLARICTAALARYPELNSTVDMAAREVVQLDQVHIGFAAQTERGLVVPVVRDAHARDAESLTAEFARLTEAARTGTLTPGELTGGTFTLNNYGVFGVDGSTPIINHPEAAMLGVGRIVPKPWVHEGELAVRQVVQLSLTFDHRVCDGGTAGGFLRYVADCVEQPAVLLRTL
- a CDS encoding dihydrolipoamide acetyltransferase family protein translates to MTTMTEASVREFKMPDVGEGLTEAEILKWYVQPGDQVTDGQVVCEVETAKAAVELPIPYDGVVRALHFPEGTTVDVGTSIIAVDVSGGAGAAEAPAPAAAPAAETTAQPAAETEKKPEGRQPVLVGYGVAASSTKRRPRKGPQIPVQEASTAIQTELNGHGPAVPAAPAPPAAQERPLAKPPVRKLAKDLGVDLATVTPTGPDGIITREDVHAAAAPAPEVVAAPAPARTPAPAPVPTYDTARETRVPVKGVRKATATAMVGSAFTAPHVTEFVTVDVTRTMKLVEELKQDKDMQGLRVNPLLLIAKALLVAIKRNPEVNASWDEANQEIVLKHYVNLGIAAATPRGLIVPNIKDAHTKTLPQLAESLGELVATAREGKTSPAAMQGGTVTITNVGVFGVDTGTPILNPGESAILAVGAIKLQPWVHKGKVKPRQVTTLALSFDHRLVDGELGSKVLADVAAILEQPKRLITWA
- a CDS encoding potassium channel family protein, encoding MFHVKLPGHDAIARQADEHLVTHRVKLPRKVVEHPFRQVAKRVLMALLVLSVTALLVWFDHDGYNDNSDGSVDFLDAWYYATVTLSTTGYGDITPVSDAARLTNIFVITPLRVLFLIILVGTTLEVLTERTREEWRLNRWRSTLRDHTVVVGFGTKGRSAIQTVCATGLKKEQVVVVDPSSKVIDAATAEGYAGVIGDATRSEVLKRAEVHRARKIIIATQRDDTAVLVTLTARQLNKGAKIVAAVREEENAPLLKQSGADAVITSASAAGRLLGLSVLSPAAGMVMEDLIQQGSGLDIIERPVIKAEVGRRPRETDDLVVSVVRGHRVLGYDDPAVGTLELTDRLITIVRATPGSQIAPDVRPLVQE
- a CDS encoding alpha-ketoacid dehydrogenase subunit beta, producing MAEKMALAKAINESLRRALESDPKVLVMGEDVGKLGGVFRVTDGLQKDFGESRVIDTPLAESGIVGTAIGLALRGYRPVVEIQFDGFVFPAYDQIVTQLAKMHARSLGKVKLPVVIRIPYGGGIGAVEHHSESPEALFAHVAGLKIVSPSNPSDAYWMMQQAIQSDDPVIFFEPKRRYWDKGEVNTEAIPGPLHKAQVVRAGTDLTLVAYGPMVKTCLEVADAAAEEGRSLEILDLRSVSPLDFDAIQASVEKTRRLVVVHEAPVFFGSGAEIAARITERCFYHLEAPVLRVGGYHAPYPPARLEEEYLPGLDRVLDAVDRALAY
- a CDS encoding NTP transferase domain-containing protein translates to MTSYEPAGAAGADLAAPGADLAYDAVVLAGGAARRLGGADKPGVRVGGRALLERVLAACADARTTVVVADPRPTARPVTWAREDPPGGGPLAALGAGLRPTTARDVVVLSADLPFLTAGTVRRLLTALRAAGTDGALLTDADGRDQPLVAAYRASALRRELTTLTTAHDGLTGLPLRRLTAGLHLTRVPDPVASFDCDTWDDIAAARARIREHGPVLDEWISAVKDELGIELDVDTGVLLDLARDAAHNVARPGAPLTTFLVGYAAAQAGGGPEAVAEAARKATALALAWPDEDASDPKPGDTSGAQPGTDAG
- a CDS encoding molybdopterin molybdotransferase MoeA translates to MTARSTPTGAQADAEDLDVEEVLALVNDRRDTGRTRDTGRARDTGRTSDRASGEQVPQPPGPAQSAASLKSDAHHRATPWPQARDIAARAARAARSGTPAGRRAPAPVPLDAALGLTLAAPLTALTDLPSFDTSAMDGWAVAGPGPWDVRDEGVLAGHAEPQPLSDGEAVRIATGARIPPDTTAVLRSEHGRTDTQGRLHALRETKHGQDIRPRGQECRNGDQLLPVGTLVTPAVLGLAAAAGYDTLTVVPRPRAEVLVLGDELLTEGLPREGLIRDALGPMLPPWLRALGAEVIAVRRLGDDAEALRKAITASDADLVVTTGGTAAGPVDHVHPTLQRIGAELLVNGVKVRPGHPMLLARIKENQHLVGLPGNPLAAVSGLLTLAEPLLRTLAAHPAPEPYVLPLRDEVHGHPYDTRLIPVVLRGDSAVPLHYNGPAMLRGIAAADALAVVPPGGARAGQELELHDLPWASAGIGVCFT
- a CDS encoding bacterial proteasome activator family protein, which produces MEMPRNERSSEQPQILVVGQDGMALGGTGDEDSRELPVTDMVEQPAKVMRIGSMIKQLLEEVRAAPLDEASRVRLKEIHRSSVKELEDGLAPELVEELERLSLPFTEGATPSDAELRIAQAQLVGWLEGLFHGIQTTLFAQQMAARAQLEQMRRALPPGVGHDGEDGHPGGRSGGPYL
- a CDS encoding ABC transporter permease, whose translation is MSTATTTEAKDLAPVSAESLAALLVAGERPPRPSALSASLTFGWRAILKIKHVPEQLFDVTAFPIMMVLMYTYLFGGALAGSPKEYIQFLLPGILVMSVVMITMYTGVSVNTDIEKGVFDRFRSLPIWRPSTMVGYLLGDALRYTIASVVMLVVGMIIGYRPDGGVGGVLAGIALLVAFSFAFSWIWTMFGLLLRTEKSVMGVSMMVIFPLTFLSNVFVDPKTMPGWLQAFVNNSPITHLSSAVRGLMAGDWPADEIAWSLGWAGLFVAVFGPVTMRLYNRK